The DNA sequence AATGGCGGTGGTCAAAGACAAGATCCAGCAGGAAATCGCAACGAACACGAGGCAGTTACTGGCGGCGTTACGCAAGCGGGAGTCGATCAACGAAATTGAAGAACGGTTTCGCAGTCGCAGCATGGGCGATTATCGGGAACGACTGTTGATGGCGTATGCCGGTTATCTTAAATCCGATGCCGATGTCGAACGTCTGGAAGAACCGACCAAATCCGGAGCGGTCGCTTTCAAACAGCTGCATGCCGCAAAGTCCAGCCGCAATGCTGACCTGGCTGCGTTCCAGGCACGGATCGAACAGATCGAGTATGAACTCAAAACATCTCTGCTGCTGTCCTCGCAGTCGGTCAAGGAAGCGTCTACCCGGGTGGCTGTGGCTGCGACCAGCCTGCGAATCTTGGGCTGTGACGAAAAGGAAATTCAAACCATCAATCCGGAACAACAGGGAGCTGCGATTTCGCATTATTTTGTCCGGGCCCCGATTAACGGAACGATCATTTCCAAAGACGTGACCCTGAAAGAACAGATTCGCCCCCAGAGCCAGATCTTCAGTATCGCCGATCTGTCCACGGTCTGGATCACTGCCGACATTTATGAAAAGAATCTACCGCTGCTCGCCAGCCTGTCGGGAAAACCGGTACGGGTCTTCAACGAAGCGTGGCCGGACCGTTCCTTCCGAGCTCGGATCTTTTACACCGGCGAAATCATGGATGAAAAGACGCGGACCGTCGCGATGCGGGCCATTGCAGACAATCCGGATCATCTGCTCAAGCCGGGTATGTTCGTCAACATTGAATTCGAATCGGGCTCCGAGCAGGAACTGGTCATTGTGCCCCGCTCTGCGCTGCAGGAACATGAGGGCCAGGACTTTGTATTTGTGCACACGGGTGATGGCGAGTTCGAAAAGCGCCTGATTAAGCCGGGCAAACAGAATGAAACCACCGCGGTTATTCTGGAAGGTTTGAAACCAGGCGAACGTGTGGTGCTGCAGGGGGGCTTCATCCTGAAGTCGAAGATGCTCGAAGACTTAATGGGTGAGGAGTAACATACATGGTCAACCATATTATTGAATGGTCTTTAAACAATCGATTTATCGTGATGCTGCTGGCCCTGGTCATCCTGGGGCTGGGGGTCTTCTCTGCTTCAACAATTCCCCTGGATGCCGTTCCCGATTTAACGAACGTGCAGGTGCAGATTCTGACGAACTCCCCTGCCCTGGGACCGGTCGAGGTGGAACAGTTCATTACCTTCCCCGTGGAAAATGCGATGAGCGGTGTGCCGAACGTGGAAGAAATCCGTTCGATCAGTCGCTTCGGTTTGAGTGCCGTGACCGTGGCCTTTAAAGATGGTACCGACATCTACTGGGCGCGAAATCTCCTCAACGAACGACTGCTGCAGGCACGCGAGAACATTCCCCCAGGCATGGGAACGCCCGAACTGGGTCCGATCGCTACCGGTATGAGTGAAATTTACCAGTTTGAAGTCCGCAGCGAAGTAGAAGATCAGTATTCACTCAGCGAATTGCGGACGATCCTCGACTGGCAGATCGCGTTTCAGCTGCGAAGTGTACCGGGCGTGATCGAAGTCAACACATTCGGCGGTGAACTCAAAACTTATGAAGTTCAGATTGATCCCGCCAAACTGCAGAACTACGAAATTTCACTGAGCGATGTCTTCCAGGCACTCGAAGAAAATAACGGAAATGCCGGCGGTGGTTACATCACGCATGGAGCCGAACAGAGACTGATTCGCGGCGAGGGTCTGGTCGGTTCGCTGGATGACATCCGCACGATTGTGCTGGACAGCCGCGAAGGGACACCAATCCGGGTCCGCGATGTGGCGGAAGTTCGCTTTGCCCCAATGCTGCGTCAGGGAGCGGTCACCCGAGATGGTGACCGCGAGGCCGTAATCGGGATGGTCATGATGATCATGGGTGGAAACTCTCGCCAGGTGGTCGCGGACGTCAAAGAAAAGATAGCCGAAATCCAAAAGACACTTCCCAAAGGGGTCGTGATCGAAACGTTCTACGACCGCACCGAACTGGTAGAAAAGACAATCCACACGGTTGCGGAGAATATCGGTCTGGGCGTGCTGCTGGTAATCATCATGCTGTTCCTGCTATTGGGGGATGTGCGAGCCGGACTGATCGTGGCGGCGGCGATTCCGCTCTCGGCAATGAGCGCCCTGATCGCGATGCGTTACGCGGGCGTCTCAGCCAACCTGATGAGTATGGGAGCGGTCGACTTCGGCGTGATCGTCGATGGTGCCGTGGTGATGATTGAAAACTGCGTACGCCGGGCGTCACACTACCAGAAAGAGCATGGGGGTGACCACATTCCGCTGGGCGTCTATCGCGAATCCGCCAAGGAAGTGGGCAAGCCGATTCTGTTTGCCGGCATCATTGTGATCATCGTATTCATTCCGATCCTGAGCCTCCAGGGAATGGAAGGTAAGATGTTCCGCCCGATGGCGTTTGTATTCATGACGGCGCTCTCCTCAGCCCTGATCATGTCGGTCACGGTAATGCCTGTGATGGCATCCCTGTTCCTGGCGCGTCAGATGAAGGAACGCGAAACATTCCTGGTCCGCTGGATCAAACAGGCTTATCAGCCTATGCTGAGCTTTGCCATGCTGCGACCGGTGATGATGTTTGTCAGTTCGATCGCCTTATTCGTTGTCAGTGTGGTCCTGGCTGCCGGCTTCGGTATGGAATTCGTTCCCAAACTGGATGAAGGCGACATTGCCATCCAGGCCGCCCGGCTCCCCAGTATTTCGCTGGAGACATCCATCGAAATGACCAAGGCGATGGAGCGGACGCTGCTGGAATTTCCCGAAGTAGAAACGGTGGTCTGTAAAACCGGTCGTCCGGAAATTGCCAACGACCCGATGGGCGTTTATCAGACCGATATCCTGGTGCGGATGAGACCGGTATCTGAATGGGGGAAGGTGTCACGAAGCTCAAGCTCATTGAAGAGATGCAGCAGAAGCTGGAGGACCAGGTTCCCGGTAACAGTTACAGTTTCACACAGCCGATCGAACTGCGCGTGCAGGAACTGGTGGCCGGGGTCCGCTCCGATATCGGGATCAGCCTTTACGGGGATGACCTGGATGAACTGAAGCGGAAGGGAGACGAGATCGTCATCGCGTTGAATAAAGTCCCGGGAGCCGCGGACGTTCAGGCGCAACAGATCGCAGGGCTGCCTTACCTGCGGGTGATCATTCGCCGCGAACAACTGGCCCGCTACGGGATCAATGCCCGTGATGTGCTGAATGCTGTCGCGACCGTTGGTGGCGTGTCTGCAGGACAGGTCTTCGAAGGACAACGCCGGTTTCCGCTGCAGGTTCGCCTGAGTCCGGACTGGCGGAAAGAGGCCAAGCAGCTCGCGGAGCTCAAAATCGAAGATCCCCAGGGACGACAGATTCCGATTTCGCAACTCGCGGAGATCAAGGTGGAAGAGGGACCGGTGGAAATCAGCCGGGATTCTATTCGACGTCGCCTCTTGATTCAAAGTAACGTGCGCGGCAGGGATCTGGCAGGCTTTGTGGCCGAAGCGCAGCAGGTGGTCGAGCGGGATGTGGAATTGCCCGCCGGTTATACTCTGCGCTGGGGTGGCCAGTTTGAAAACCTGCAGCAGGCCAGTCAGCGACTGGCGATCGCGGTTCCCGTGGCGCTGTTCCTGATTTTCGCCCTGCTCTACATGACCTTCAATTCAGTAAAGCTGGCGATGCTGATCTATCTGAACGTGCCGATTGCGGCGACCGGGGGCATCCTGTTTCTGTGGGTCCGCGATATGCCGTTCTCGATCTCGGCCGGGGTCGGTTTTATCGCGTTGTTCGGAATCGCGGTCATGAACGGCGTGGTGCTGATTGAGCACGTACGTCACCTGAGGCATTCGGGAGACAGCCAGCGGGATGCCGTGGTCAACGGTGCGATGGACCGGTTGCGGCCCGTGTTGATGACCGCCTCCTGTGGTGCCCTGGGATTCATTCCCATGGCCTTGTCCGGCAGTTCGGGTGCGGAAGTGCAACGACCTCTGGCAACCGTGGTGATCGGGGGACTGGTAACCTCGACGGCATTGACGCTGCTGGTACTGCCGACGATTTACCGCTGGTTCGAACCGAAGGAAGTCACTCCGGAACCGGTTGACATGACAGAGTTCGAGCACTGAGATATAGCGTGCTGACTCGAATCAGGCATTCCTGCTCAACCAGTCTCAACATTCGAGCGCTGGTTGAGTATGATGCTCTGTAGCAGAGACAGGTCGTCTGTTTTTCAGCTGCATGACGTAGTGAGAGCACCATTCAATTGACAGAACGAAATCCCATCGCAGAGACTTACGCTGAGGTCATCCGGATCGCAGTCTGGAGTCTGGTTGCAAACCTGCTGCTGGGAATTGTCAAACTGGCTGGTGGAATCATCGGGAATTCCTTTGCCCTGATCGCAGATGCGGTGAATTCCATCGGGGATGTGATGTCGACTGTGGTCGTTCTGATCGCCCTGCACTACGCACAAAAACCACCCGATGCAGAACATCCTTACGGACATACACGCGCTGAGGGAATCGCCGCCACCAATGTGGCCATCGTGATCATCATCTCAGCATTATACGTAGGCTGGGAAGCCATGCAGCGGATCACGGTCCATCATGGAATTCCCCCTGGCTGGACGCTCTGGATTGCCAGCGCCAATCTTGTCATCAAGGAGACGCTCTACCACTACAATATGCGGGTTGGTCGGCGTACAGGTTCAGCGGTCATAATGGCACATGCCTGGGATCACCGGAGTGATGCCCTCTGCTCGCTGGCGGTTCTGCTGGGTCTGGCGATGATCAGTTTCGGCGGTCCTCGATTTATCTGGGCAGATGAAGTCGCCTCGCTGATCGTGGTGGCAGCCATTGTCTGGTCGGGAGTGCAACTGTTTCGTTCCAGCGCAAGCGAACTGATGGATCTGCAGGCCGATCCGGAATTCGTAGAGCAGATTCAGGCTGCGGCGCTGTCCGTCGAACAGGTAGAAAATATCGAAACCCTCTGGGTCAGAAAATCAGGGCTGGAATACTTTGCCGATATTCATATTGAAGTCGACCAGAATCTCACCGTGGCCGAGGGACATCGCATTGGACATGAAGTCAAAGATCGACTGCTGAACGAATTCCCCCGATTAAGGGACGTCCTGGTCCATCTCGAACCGTTCCCCCATTTTCACGATGCGGTAGAGGATGTCAGTTAGCGCTGCAGGTAGACAATGAAATTATTCCTGAATTTCTCCCTGATCCACAGTAGAGAGACAGGGGGAAGTTGCCCCCCGCCTCTATGAATGTCACTCCGGTCTGTCAGCGATTACTCGCCGCAACAGGGACAGAGTTCAGGAACCAGCACTGTGAGCGTGGCTGCGTACGCAGTTTGCTCGTACTGTTCGGTCTTTTCATCCGCCGCGGTGTGATGCACAACAACGAGATACTGATTACCCGTCCGCGGAGTGAATTCAGCCAGTCCCTCTGAATCGGTGTGACGTTCATAGCGATCGTCAAAATCACCTTTGAGAGTTTCTCCACGGGGTATAAAGGAGACGGTCGTATCCGCCAGGGGCTTGCCTTTGAACAGAACACGGACCTGAAGCGGCTTCCCCGGTCCCATGGGTGTCACGGGATTTACAACGGGAACAATTTCGAGGGGATGTCCCAGCACGCGGTCAAAGCCGGGATTCTCCAGCGAAACCTGATCCAGTTTGGGGCTGACGACGAAAAACGTTTTGGCACTTTTAATCGCGCGAACCGGCTTACCGTGATTGACAACCCGGTCGAGTGAATGCGAAACCAGGTATAATCCTTTTTGAGCGGGTACGAACTTCGCCTTCCAGTATCCTTCTTTGGGGGCGTAACCGGTATCGATGACAGTGCTCTTCAGATCGTATGCTTTACCGGTGGGATCGAGCACGTCGAGCGTGCAACCCTCCAGGTCAATCTTACTGGCGAGCTTGAAATCACGGTGATGATTTCCATGATTGCCCAGTTTGAGGTCAATGTAAATCGCATCGCCGGAACGGATCAGGCTGGTATTGGATTCCACCCAGGTATCATGTGCCTGCACCGGGGCGAATTGCCATGTGCAGCAGAGCAACAAAGCGGTAAGGAATGTGATTTTCATAAGAACTCCTGAAACAGCCCGGACCTGGTAAAATCAGGCCCGGATGAAGTGAAAAGGCTGATTAATATTCTCCGATGACTTCACCGCCGGCACGCGTCGCCAGGGCACGCCAGATATCGAGATTGATATTCTCGCTGACGAATCGGCAACTGCCATCGACCAGAGCAATCTGAACCCCGCCGGTATGTGCGCTACGGGCACTGACCAGGGCAAAGTTATGAAAGCCGTTCTGACAGTCGGGGACATTCGCGTTCGGACCATACCAGTGATTGTACATCGAGTCCGCCAGGTGACCATTCACCCACTTGGCACCACGCTGACCGGACCAGGCGGGTGCAGAAGCTGCCGTACAGGCAGCGGGCGTGGTTTGCGTTCCCATGGAAAGCTCGATTACCCGGTGACGATAATCGCCGGTAGCAGGTGCCGCGTTCTGTCCATCGCCGAGCAGTTGCTCACTAAACAGGACCGTATTCGTGGTCCCATCGGTGATATCTCGAAAGCGAACTTTCGATCGCTGAAAGATGACACCATCCGCGTTACTGTTCGAGCCGTCGTCTGCTGTCCCCGATCCATTCAAGCCGGATCCGAGACAGGCGGGATAACTGATCCCAGCGTAATCGGATCCGGGAACGGCGTCTTTGTCACTGGGGCAAACCATCAAAGGCAGCCTGGTGCGGGCAGCCGAATCGTTATTGCCCACCTCGGTGGCATCAAACGATCCCGAGTTAAAGGCATTGAGTGGGGGGACATCGTAATTGAGCAGGCCCTGCAGGTTTCCCTGGTCGACGAAGGGCAGCAGTTGTGCATGCGCAGACCAGACATAAGGATACCCGAGACTGCCGGGCGGAAAGACACGATGTGCCGATTCATAATTATGCAGCGCCAGTGCCAACTGCTTGAGGTTATTTTTACACTGACTCCGTCGTGCTGCTTCACGTGCCTGCTGGACGGCCGGCAGCAGTAGTGCGATCAGAATCGCAATAATCACGATCACGACCAGTAATTCGATGAGGGTGAATCCGCGCATACCTGGGGCGCGGGAATGAGACGTCAATTTCATGGGGTAACTCCCGTTGAATTGGAATCTGCGCAGCATCATGTGAGACAGCGCAGCTGATTAGAAAAACGTGGCGTTTTCAGATCAGCGTCAATTCGGGAGGGGGGGTGTCCGGCACGGTAATGTGGACGTCAAAGAGTGGAGACCGCTGAGCGGTACGATTTCGCACAGGTGCAGATCCGGTGAGCAACACCGGAGCGACCAGAATTCGGGGTTCGCTGTTCAGCAACGAACCGCCGGGGGATTTACTGCCACAACCACAGAGTGCCATGATGCGCGGGCATTCGGTTGACGCTTCTTCCACAGAATCACAGCCTTTGTCGCTACAGCAACTGGAGGTGGTTTTCTGCTGACAGCAGGACCTGACCTGCTGCCCACAGCGCGAACGTCCCGCTTGGGCACAGCAGCATTGGCCGGACTGCTGGAGTTCGTCACCACATCGGCAACCTGACTGGGCTGCATGCAGAAAATCGAGGGGCACTCCTGTTGAAGTCAGGCAGAAACTGAACAGCGTCAGCAGTCGGCACAAAAAGCGCGGGGATCGCACTTGATTCCATAATGGGCCAGTCTGGTGAAACATGATCGCGGTTCAGGTGGGCGGGTCAGCGGTAGAATCCGGATGACAGCGACTCTGCCTCCGGGACAGGCACCCATTCTAATGTAACCCGGGGGCGTTTCACCAGCGCGAAGTTCTGATTTTCGTTTGAATCTCTGAGGTCGCTGCTCTGAGAGAAAATCGGAGTTCAACAACCGAATTGGAGATCAGAGTTGATCTTCAGCCAGTGCGGCCCGGTAGTCGGCCTGTTCCTGGAAGTAGAGCAGTTTGGCGTCGACAGCCTTCTCCGCAGATTCGAAGGCATATTGTTCGCGGAGGGTGACCTTCAACAGGTCGGACAGACCTTCTTCAAAGTTACGGCGTTCCCGACGGGCCAGGTCTTCTGCATAACCGACGGCTTCGTCTGCCTGTTTGGCCTGCTTGAAAGCACCAATCAGACCGGCATAAGCTGCCTCGACTTCGGCTACAATCTTATCCTCGGTCAACTGACGCTTGGCATTCAGCTGGGCGAGCTTACCGCCGACCGACTGCATTTTACCGCGGGCCTTGCGACGTTCGAGAGGTACTTCGACTAACAGATGAGCATCCAGTTCAAAGGGTCCCTTGTAGTTCTGGTAGCTGCTGGGGTACCCCATGTCCTTGGAACCTGCCATCAGCAGATCCACTGCGGGCAGACAGTCGTTTTCGGCCTCGGAGTAATCAATATCCAGCTGACGCTGTAACAGATCGAGACTGTAGATTTCGGGACGCTGCTCTAAAGCCCGTGCCGCATCCATGGCAACCTGTGACTCATCCATCAGTCTCAACTGTGGAAAATCAGGCACCTGGCTGGCTTCCGGAATGACGGGATCGCCGTTCGCATCGCGATAGTAAAGGGAAAGCTTGACAGCAGTCTGCTGCAGCTTACGTTCGGCCAGTGCCCGCTTACCTCGACGTTCGGCGACCAGACGCAGGTTATCCGTCAGCTCGGGAGGATCGAGGAAACCGTTTTCCACCTGGCTGCGAATCCGATCGGTGCGGTCTTCGGCCAGCTTGAGAATCCGGTCAGCGATGACCAGTTTTGCTCCCGCAGCCACCCAGTCCCAGTATGCATAGCTTCCCTGCTGAACGAAGCTGATCAACTGCGCCTGAATTTCCGGTTCGACAGCATCAACGCCATACGTGGCGCGCCACAATGCAGCTCGACGCTGATCGATCTCACGGTTCTTGGCTAAAGGAACCATAAAGCCCGCTTTGAATTCCCCACCCTCGTTGGTCTGGCGTCCCAGGTACCAGGGTTCGAAACTACCCCGCCCGATCCGGTATCCGGCGAATGCTTCCCCCCCCTGGTAGAGCGGTTTAACCAGGCCGACGTGCTGGCGATAAGTCTGGTAATAACCCATGGGCTGGTTTTCACTGCCCGCTTTTAACTTATGGTCGAACTCGCCCATGCTCTCCAGTTGTTGACCTGCTGCGACATCACGCGAATAAATGGCGGCTTCCAGAAGCGGATAGCTGGCATAGACCGAGTTGATAACCTCATCCAGAACAAGGCCCTGCGCAGTGGGTTTGAAATCCATTCCGGGCAACGGCGGCAGATGTGGCGCCATCGCGAATTCTTCGGCGGTCAGTTCGTTTGTTGTCTGTGTGCTGGTAGTGAACTCACCGCCCAGCTGTTTGCTGACTGAGAATTCACTGGCGACAGCCTCTTCCGGGGTCGTGCCTTTGCCGGAAAACAGATCGTCCACAGAAGTGGAGACGGAGGCGACCTGTTGTACAACAGAAGCTTCCGCTTCCGGTGATACACGATCAACGGCCACAGCCAGACTTTCAGGGTAAACCACCGGCGCAGCAGTTGACCGGGGCTGAAGTTTACTGGAATCTTCAGCCGGTTTGATTTTGACGACGGACGCATCTGGTTCCGGTGTGGAATCAGTCAATGCCTGTCTGGTAGCGGCACAGCCTTCAAAGCAGACCGCGATCAGGATGATCCAAACTCTCGACATGGCTTCATACTTATTTTGGCGGGTTATTAACCATGGTCCGGTTGTATAGCACAGTCGCTAAAGAAGTAATAACACGAACTGTTTAACTATTCGGCAGTGCTGGATCGAAGAATTGACCGTAACCTGAGGCCGTACGACAGTTATTACAGAACAATTCTGCTTTACCGAAAGAGACAACCAAGGCAGAATACTCAGCGCAGACAACCCAGTTTTACTTGGGAAGTTTAGGCGGCTTGTTTTTACTGTCTTTCTGCCCCGATTCTTCCAGCGAAATCGATGGAGGAAAGCCGTTGAGCTTTCGCCAGACTTCGTACCAGAGCGGGACCTTATTGAGCAGCACCCAGGCATTTGCCCGCACCCCCTGCCGGAGGAAGCGATCCTGGGGCCAGGGGTTATCATCCGGATCGGGACGGACCAGGATCCGGAATTTGCCGCGACCATCATCGATGGAGTCTACGGAAATGACTTCGCCTCCGAAGGTTCCGACGGCCACCGAGGGCCAGCCAGCGAACTGGATGGCGGGCCAGCCTTCGAACTGCAGACGCACATGCCTGCCGGGCTCAACCAGGGGCGCATCGTTACCGTCGAGCCAGATCTGCACGGAACGGTCAGTGGTAAAGGGGACGATCGTACATATGGGATCTCCCTGTTTTAGAATTGCGGTTCCCAGGTTGGGTGTGATCTGCACAATATAGCCGTCGAAAGGAGCCTTGATGACCTGGCTCTCCTGGCGTGAAACCTTAACCTGCATATCCAGCACGTCTTTTTGTGCTTTATTCAGTTCCTGACGCGACTTAGCGATATCACTCTCAGCCTTGGAAACATCGCCGTTCGCTTTTCTCAACAGAGCCTTGGCCTTATCGATATCGGCTTGCGCTTTCTCAACCTTGGCATTACGCTCACTCTGTTTGCCCGCCAATTCGTCCTTGGCGGCAGCGTAGTAGAACTCGGCTCCTTTAACCTTACTCATAGATTCCTTGAGTTTCCGCTGGACCTCCTGCACTTTCTGGAGTGAAATATTATTCTCGCCGTACAGGGTTTTCATGCGGTCATATTCGGCCTGCAACTGGGGGATGGCGGCTTCCAGTTCGAGTAATTTCTGCTGTTCGGCTTTGACCTTCTTATCCGCAACCTCAATGTACGAGTTCTGAGCCGCAATCGTCTCCCGTTTGACGGTTTCGTATGCCTGTACCTGGGCTTGGTAGGATTCCACGATGGTTTTGGACGCTTCGAGTGCCCGCTGACTGGCTTCCAGGTGCTGCTCTGCAGCGGTGACCGCCTGGCGAGAATTCATTAGCTGCATATCGAGCCGGGCCGAGTAAGATTCGTCCAGGTCGCTGATCTCGGCAATGATCTGCCCTTTTTTAACCCTGGCATTTTCGTAAATTTCATCGCCCCAACGCGAAATTTTTCCTTTGATCGTAGCCTGGATCACCTGTTGACGCTGATCGGGAGAGTAAGCTAGAACATTCCCCGTGCCGGTAACCGACTGCTGCCAGGGGGCGAACATCATCAACAGGATCGTCAGGATCAGCAGCAGAAACAGAATTTTCGCGATCCGCCGGGCCAGACGTGAAGAACGGACCAGGCGCAGGGAGGGCATGCTCGATTCGCTGTAAGCCACGGGCGTCAGCATCGAGAGCCGTTGCTCTTCCGCTTTTGAGGCGGGCACATCAAGGGATGGTTCAACTGACATCTGCAGATCCTCCCGAAAGCATTGCTTCCGAACCGCTCAGGGTGTGAGTGCTGGTCCCCAGCTCAATTAGATTTCGTCTGCCTGTTACCATGATCAGTGTCCAGAGACGGTCGGAGTCAACCAGCATGCGGGTCAGTTCGTCCGCCTCGTCATCGGGAAGTGCATCGAGCAGACCGTCAACCAGGAGCAGCCGCGGTCGCCCGACGATGGCTCGGGCCAGCATCAGCTTGCGGGCCTGATTTTCAGTTAACGGATATCCGGTGTCGACCAGTTCTGTCTGCAAACCGTGAGGCAGTTTCAAGACCTGTTCATACAGTCCGACCCATTCCAGGGCTTCGCGCACATCACTTGTCGAGACATAAGGGCGTTCCAGGTGAATATTTTCTTCCAGGGAGCCATTGAAGATTTCGATATTCCGCACCAGAGCGACATGTTTCCGCAGTGCGTCGGGTCGCATGTCGCGGGGATCGATCTCGTTGATGGAGACGTGTCCCTTCGATACAGGCGCCAGTCCAAAAAGCAGGTCCAGCAGACGGCTTTTGCCACTACCACTCGGCCCCGTCAGCATCAGTCGCGCGCCGCTTTCGACGAACAGGTCAATGTGATGCTCACTGGAATGGCCGTGGAAATCGATAAAACCGACGCCGTTAATACTGACTTCAGCAGGGTCGCTCTGAGAAAATTGCAGCAGACCATCCTGGCGTTCCATGGGCAGGTCAAACAACATACCCAGTTTATCGACCGAAGCGAGCAGGTCGTAGTAACTCTGCAGGTGTTTTCCCATTTTGGCGAACGAGCCGACGATCACGGTCACAATCAGCTCAGCAGCCACCAGTTCCCCCAGTGTCAGCTGTCCGGCAATCACCAGCCAGCCCCCCAGCCCCAGCAGCGTGGTGCTTGCGGCCGCCTGCAATCCGAGGGCAAAAATGATTTGACGCATGACAATGCGGAAGTGTTTTTTCCGGGCATTGAGATATTCATAAGTGTAATGGTCGGCCTGATCGAGGGCAAACTCGGCAGCCCCCCGGTAGCGGAAGGCGGTCGGGCAGTTGACCAGGTCTTCCAGCCAGCTGGCTACGACATACTTGGCCTTTGACTCTTTGATACTTGTATTCACGGCACCACGACCGAGTACAAAAATGATAAACAGAATCAATGCCAGCAGGACAATGTCGAAACCCAGCAACCACGGATGATAAAAGGCCAGCACGGTCATACCGATCAGGGTATTCAGCACCAGGGAAATACCATCAAGCATCAGGGCGGAGGACGCTTTCTGTACTGTGATCACATCGAAGAAGCGGTTGACCAGTTCCCGGGCCGACTGTCCCTCCATGGAAGAGGGGATGACACGCGGCAGACGATAGGAAAGATCCGCAGACACGCGCGCAAAGATCCGGCGTTGAATAATTTCGACGACGTACGTCTGTAACCCCAACAGGGCCGCTGAAAAAGAGAGGAAAGCCAGCAACATCAAGGCGAGGACTACCACCGGCTGGAGGAGTCGTCCGAAGGCTACCGTATTCACCAGCGATTCCACAGCCAGCGGTGTCGCCAGTGCGAGCAGACCGGTAATCAGAGCAAACACGGTCACCGTCCAGATGTCGGACGCCTCGGGTTTCATTAACGTCAGCACACGATCCAGGGGAGGCAGATGATGCGTTTCGTGGGCACCATCACCGCCGGCAGCCAGATCGGGCTTGATGACCAGGCAGCGGACCACCTGATCCCGTTCAGAAAGTTCGAGCAGTCTTCTCAACCTGCGAGAACTGACCCATTGCTGTTTCTGATCCTCATCGGGTTGCAGCAACTGAAACCGCTGACGCTTACTGCCCATCAGGGCCATCCAACTGGGTTTTTCACCGACGCGGGTGATCAGACGCCCCCCTTCCCGGGTGATATTACGCACTTCACGGAAGGTACAGTCCATTAATTTGAACTTCAGCCCCAAGCTGCGGCTGGCTTCAATGAGCCAGCTCCACCAGTGGTCCTCGTGTTCTGAAGATGTAGCGGCAGCGGATTCGATCAACGTACGTTGTATGCGCGATCGATCAGCAGAGTGGCCAGCCTCAATTGAGAGTTGTTCAAACAACCAGGCCGCCGCTTTTATATCGGAGCGATCCAGATTCATATCAGTCTCTGTAGAAGTAATCAGATTACCAGGCGGGTTAGAAAAGAATCAGCGTGCTGACCTTTTCTATGGTGGAAATCAAGTAGCACCATCAGCCCTACAGGATCCTGCTACCCCTTGATTTCCTGATACTTACAGGAATCGCAAGATAGGTTCTTTTCCCAGATAATCATAGAGACATCGTCCC is a window from the Gimesia benthica genome containing:
- a CDS encoding efflux RND transporter periplasmic adaptor subunit, whose protein sequence is MNQTTGQLPTQPVNASHKPVLFLVLAIIAIVAGVGIFQFRSHKPATDSAPAPEESQQAGTASEQAPQKENSGPVTITLPESKWKVSGLQIEPVATGRFEETIRLTGKVSLNEDKVAHIYPMVEGSVDKVDVGLGQVVKANDLLVVVHSREIGQAKLDLYQARLQQEMAVVKDKIQQEIATNTRQLLAALRKRESINEIEERFRSRSMGDYRERLLMAYAGYLKSDADVERLEEPTKSGAVAFKQLHAAKSSRNADLAAFQARIEQIEYELKTSLLLSSQSVKEASTRVAVAATSLRILGCDEKEIQTINPEQQGAAISHYFVRAPINGTIISKDVTLKEQIRPQSQIFSIADLSTVWITADIYEKNLPLLASLSGKPVRVFNEAWPDRSFRARIFYTGEIMDEKTRTVAMRAIADNPDHLLKPGMFVNIEFESGSEQELVIVPRSALQEHEGQDFVFVHTGDGEFEKRLIKPGKQNETTAVILEGLKPGERVVLQGGFILKSKMLEDLMGEE
- a CDS encoding cation diffusion facilitator family transporter; this encodes MTERNPIAETYAEVIRIAVWSLVANLLLGIVKLAGGIIGNSFALIADAVNSIGDVMSTVVVLIALHYAQKPPDAEHPYGHTRAEGIAATNVAIVIIISALYVGWEAMQRITVHHGIPPGWTLWIASANLVIKETLYHYNMRVGRRTGSAVIMAHAWDHRSDALCSLAVLLGLAMISFGGPRFIWADEVASLIVVAAIVWSGVQLFRSSASELMDLQADPEFVEQIQAAALSVEQVENIETLWVRKSGLEYFADIHIEVDQNLTVAEGHRIGHEVKDRLLNEFPRLRDVLVHLEPFPHFHDAVEDVS
- a CDS encoding DUF4198 domain-containing protein codes for the protein MKITFLTALLLCCTWQFAPVQAHDTWVESNTSLIRSGDAIYIDLKLGNHGNHHRDFKLASKIDLEGCTLDVLDPTGKAYDLKSTVIDTGYAPKEGYWKAKFVPAQKGLYLVSHSLDRVVNHGKPVRAIKSAKTFFVVSPKLDQVSLENPGFDRVLGHPLEIVPVVNPVTPMGPGKPLQVRVLFKGKPLADTTVSFIPRGETLKGDFDDRYERHTDSEGLAEFTPRTGNQYLVVVHHTAADEKTEQYEQTAYAATLTVLVPELCPCCGE
- a CDS encoding DUF1559 domain-containing protein yields the protein MKLTSHSRAPGMRGFTLIELLVVIVIIAILIALLLPAVQQAREAARRSQCKNNLKQLALALHNYESAHRVFPPGSLGYPYVWSAHAQLLPFVDQGNLQGLLNYDVPPLNAFNSGSFDATEVGNNDSAARTRLPLMVCPSDKDAVPGSDYAGISYPACLGSGLNGSGTADDGSNSNADGVIFQRSKVRFRDITDGTTNTVLFSEQLLGDGQNAAPATGDYRHRVIELSMGTQTTPAACTAASAPAWSGQRGAKWVNGHLADSMYNHWYGPNANVPDCQNGFHNFALVSARSAHTGGVQIALVDGSCRFVSENINLDIWRALATRAGGEVIGEY
- a CDS encoding TolC family protein, whose product is MSRVWIILIAVCFEGCAATRQALTDSTPEPDASVVKIKPAEDSSKLQPRSTAAPVVYPESLAVAVDRVSPEAEASVVQQVASVSTSVDDLFSGKGTTPEEAVASEFSVSKQLGGEFTTSTQTTNELTAEEFAMAPHLPPLPGMDFKPTAQGLVLDEVINSVYASYPLLEAAIYSRDVAAGQQLESMGEFDHKLKAGSENQPMGYYQTYRQHVGLVKPLYQGGEAFAGYRIGRGSFEPWYLGRQTNEGGEFKAGFMVPLAKNREIDQRRAALWRATYGVDAVEPEIQAQLISFVQQGSYAYWDWVAAGAKLVIADRILKLAEDRTDRIRSQVENGFLDPPELTDNLRLVAERRGKRALAERKLQQTAVKLSLYYRDANGDPVIPEASQVPDFPQLRLMDESQVAMDAARALEQRPEIYSLDLLQRQLDIDYSEAENDCLPAVDLLMAGSKDMGYPSSYQNYKGPFELDAHLLVEVPLERRKARGKMQSVGGKLAQLNAKRQLTEDKIVAEVEAAYAGLIGAFKQAKQADEAVGYAEDLARRERRNFEEGLSDLLKVTLREQYAFESAEKAVDAKLLYFQEQADYRAALAEDQL